One genomic segment of Streptomyces sp. TLI_146 includes these proteins:
- a CDS encoding MarR family winged helix-turn-helix transcriptional regulator, which produces MPKPLSLPFDPIARADELWQQRWGPVPSMGAITSIMRAHQILLAEVDAVVKPYGLTFARYEALVLLTFSKAGELPMSKIGERLMVHPTSVTNTVDRLVRSGLVDKRPNPNDGRGTLASITDKGREVVENATRDLMEMDFGLGVYDAEECGEIFALLRPLRVSARDFEDE; this is translated from the coding sequence GTGCCCAAGCCGCTCAGCCTCCCGTTCGACCCCATCGCCCGCGCCGACGAACTCTGGCAGCAGCGCTGGGGGCCGGTCCCCTCCATGGGGGCGATCACCTCGATCATGCGCGCGCACCAGATCCTGCTCGCCGAGGTCGACGCGGTCGTGAAGCCGTACGGGCTGACCTTCGCGCGGTACGAGGCGCTGGTGCTGCTCACCTTCTCCAAGGCGGGTGAGCTGCCGATGTCCAAGATCGGCGAGCGTCTGATGGTCCACCCCACGTCGGTGACGAACACCGTGGACCGCCTGGTGCGCTCGGGGCTCGTCGACAAGCGGCCCAACCCCAACGACGGGCGGGGCACGCTGGCGTCCATCACGGACAAGGGTCGCGAGGTCGTCGAGAACGCGACGCGGGATCTGATGGAGATGGACTTCGGGCTCGGCGTCTACGACGCGGAGGAGTGCGGGGAGATCTTCGCCCTGCTGCGGCCGCTTCGCGTTTCCGCGCGCGATTTCGAGGACGAGTGA
- a CDS encoding DUF3817 domain-containing protein, producing the protein MKKSVLTRYRIMAYVTGVLLVLLTLGVIAKYLLDMDGAADFTKIVGIAHGWLYVLYLVCAFDLGSKAKWPVGKQLWVLIAGTIPTAAFFVERKVSREVEALVTDPAPVAAQA; encoded by the coding sequence ATGAAAAAGAGCGTGTTGACCCGCTACCGGATCATGGCCTACGTCACCGGTGTCCTCCTCGTCCTGCTCACCCTCGGCGTGATCGCCAAGTATCTGCTGGACATGGACGGCGCGGCCGACTTCACCAAGATCGTGGGCATCGCGCACGGCTGGCTGTACGTGCTGTACCTCGTCTGCGCCTTCGACCTCGGCTCCAAGGCGAAATGGCCGGTCGGCAAGCAGCTCTGGGTGCTCATCGCGGGCACGATTCCCACCGCCGCGTTCTTCGTCGAGCGCAAGGTCTCCCGTGAGGTAGAGGCCCTGGTCACGGACCCGGCGCCGGTCGCGGCCCAGGCGTAG
- a CDS encoding methylmalonyl-CoA mutase — MDADAIEEGRRRWQARYDKARKRDADFTTLSGDPVEPVYGPRPGDTYEGFERIGWPGEYPYTRGLHATGYRGRTWTIRQFAGFGNAEQTNERYKMILKAGGGGLSVAFDMPTLMGRDSDDPRALGEVGHCGVAIDSAADMEVLFKDIPLGDVTTSMTISGPAVPVFCMYLVAAERQGVDPGILNGTLQTDIFKEYIAQKEWLFQPEPHLRLIGDLMEHCAAGIPAYKPLSVSGYHIREAGATAAQELAYTLADGFGYVELGLSRGLDVDVFAPGLSFFFDAHLDFFEEIAKFRAARRIWARWMKEVYGAKSDKAQWLRFHTQTAGVSLTAQQPYNNVVRTAVEALSAILGGTNSLHTNALDETLALPSEQAAEIALRTQQVIMEETGVANVADPLGGAWYVEQLTDRIEADAEKIFDQIKERGRRAHPDGQHPIGPITSGILRGIEDGWFTGEIAESAFQYQQSLEKGDKRVVGVNVHHGSVTGDLEILRVSHEVEREQVRVLADRKSGRDSARVQSALDAMLSAARDGSNMIAPMLDAVRAEATLGEICGVLREEWGIYVEPAGF, encoded by the coding sequence ATGGACGCTGACGCCATCGAGGAGGGCCGCCGACGCTGGCAGGCCCGTTACGACAAGGCCCGCAAGCGGGACGCGGACTTCACCACGCTCTCCGGGGACCCGGTCGAGCCCGTCTACGGGCCCCGTCCCGGCGACACCTACGAGGGCTTCGAGCGGATCGGATGGCCCGGCGAGTACCCGTACACCCGGGGTCTGCACGCGACCGGCTACCGGGGCCGGACCTGGACGATCCGGCAGTTCGCCGGGTTCGGCAACGCCGAGCAGACCAACGAGCGCTACAAGATGATCCTCAAGGCGGGCGGCGGCGGCCTCTCCGTCGCCTTCGACATGCCGACCCTGATGGGCCGCGACTCCGACGACCCGCGCGCGCTGGGCGAGGTCGGCCACTGCGGCGTCGCCATCGACTCGGCCGCCGACATGGAGGTCCTGTTCAAGGACATCCCGCTCGGCGACGTCACCACGTCGATGACGATCAGCGGTCCCGCCGTGCCGGTGTTCTGCATGTACCTGGTCGCCGCCGAGCGGCAGGGCGTCGACCCGGGCATCCTCAACGGCACGCTCCAGACCGACATCTTCAAGGAGTACATCGCGCAGAAGGAGTGGCTCTTCCAGCCCGAGCCGCACCTGCGTCTCATCGGCGACCTGATGGAGCACTGCGCCGCCGGGATCCCCGCCTACAAGCCGCTGTCCGTCTCCGGCTACCACATCCGCGAGGCCGGGGCCACGGCCGCGCAGGAGCTGGCGTACACCCTGGCCGACGGCTTCGGGTACGTGGAGCTGGGCCTCTCGCGCGGTCTGGACGTGGACGTCTTCGCGCCCGGCCTCTCCTTCTTCTTCGACGCGCACCTCGACTTCTTCGAGGAGATCGCCAAGTTCCGCGCCGCGCGCCGGATCTGGGCCCGCTGGATGAAGGAGGTGTACGGGGCGAAGTCCGACAAGGCGCAGTGGCTGCGCTTCCACACCCAGACGGCCGGTGTCTCGCTGACCGCCCAGCAGCCGTACAACAACGTTGTACGGACGGCGGTGGAGGCGCTCTCCGCGATCCTCGGCGGCACCAACTCGCTGCACACCAACGCGCTGGACGAGACGCTCGCCCTGCCCAGCGAGCAGGCGGCCGAGATCGCCCTGCGCACCCAGCAGGTGATCATGGAGGAGACGGGTGTGGCCAACGTGGCCGACCCGCTCGGCGGCGCCTGGTACGTGGAACAGCTCACCGACCGGATCGAGGCGGACGCCGAGAAGATCTTCGACCAGATCAAGGAGCGCGGGCGCCGGGCGCACCCCGACGGGCAGCACCCGATCGGGCCGATCACCTCGGGCATCCTGCGCGGGATCGAGGACGGCTGGTTCACCGGGGAGATCGCCGAGTCGGCGTTCCAGTACCAGCAGTCCCTGGAGAAGGGGGACAAGCGGGTCGTGGGCGTCAATGTGCACCACGGCTCCGTCACCGGTGACCTGGAGATCCTGCGGGTCAGCCACGAGGTGGAGCGGGAGCAGGTCCGTGTCCTGGCGGACCGCAAGAGCGGGCGTGACTCGGCGCGGGTTCAGTCCGCTCTGGACGCGATGCTGTCCGCCGCGCGCGACGGGTCGAACATGATCGCGCCGATGCTGGACGCGGTGCGGGCGGAGGCGACGCTGGGGGAGATCTGCGGGGTGCTCCGTGAGGAGTGGGGCATCTACGTGGAGCCGGCGGGCTTCTAG
- a CDS encoding sensor histidine kinase, whose amino-acid sequence MSARRRRAPTRPAGQALGARWRRRRPLRTRLAVAASAAVALVALGVCAAAFFVIRYELFHQLDLNLTQSATLAAQQNRGAAPGVINGECRFLAAPACAQIVPRDRAKDPAKPYLLPVPPQAREVAAGQRRPYFTNIHVSGHPARMLTTTLPRGEALQVALRADTVEEGVRQAARLLAGVGAAGVLLAAGLGYWVSRTGLAPVARLTATAEHIAATRDPSHRIELPPGPLGKEDEVTRLAASFNTMLGELEQSVTAQRRLVADASHELRTPLTALRTNAELLARADRLTEAQRTRASSALGRQIREVTVMVNDLIDLARDEEPTPLLEEVRLAPLVAHTVDTARAHWPSTPFRLDLADASATLPGVPARLARLLSNLLDNAAKFSPPGAPVEVTLSVGGLTVRDHGPGIAEEDLPYVFDRFYRADRARALPGSGLGLAMARQIARAHGAELSVRNAAGGGAEFAVTWSP is encoded by the coding sequence GTGAGCGCGCGCCGTCGGCGCGCGCCGACGAGACCCGCCGGACAGGCCCTAGGCGCCCGCTGGCGGCGCAGGCGCCCGCTGCGCACCCGGCTCGCCGTGGCCGCCTCGGCGGCGGTGGCGCTGGTCGCGCTCGGTGTCTGCGCGGCCGCGTTCTTCGTGATCCGCTACGAGCTGTTCCACCAGCTCGACCTGAACCTCACCCAGTCCGCGACCCTGGCCGCCCAGCAGAACCGGGGGGCCGCACCCGGCGTGATCAACGGCGAGTGCCGCTTCCTCGCCGCCCCGGCCTGCGCCCAGATCGTCCCGAGGGACCGGGCGAAGGACCCCGCGAAGCCCTATCTCCTGCCGGTCCCGCCCCAGGCCCGCGAGGTCGCGGCCGGGCAGCGCCGCCCGTACTTCACCAACATCCACGTCTCCGGCCACCCGGCCCGCATGCTCACCACCACGCTGCCGCGCGGCGAGGCGCTCCAGGTCGCCCTGCGGGCGGACACCGTGGAGGAGGGCGTACGCCAGGCGGCCCGGCTGCTCGCCGGGGTCGGCGCGGCGGGGGTGCTGCTCGCCGCCGGGCTCGGCTACTGGGTCTCGCGCACCGGCCTCGCCCCGGTCGCCCGGCTCACCGCGACCGCCGAGCACATCGCGGCCACCCGCGACCCCAGCCACCGCATCGAACTGCCGCCGGGCCCGCTGGGCAAGGAGGACGAGGTGACCCGGCTCGCCGCGTCCTTCAACACCATGCTGGGCGAGCTGGAGCAGTCGGTGACCGCCCAGCGCCGACTGGTCGCGGACGCCTCCCACGAGCTGCGCACGCCGCTCACCGCGCTGCGCACCAACGCCGAACTCCTGGCGCGGGCCGACCGCCTGACGGAGGCTCAGCGCACCCGGGCGTCCTCGGCGCTCGGTCGTCAGATCCGCGAGGTCACGGTCATGGTCAACGACCTGATCGACCTGGCCAGGGACGAGGAGCCGACCCCGCTCCTGGAGGAGGTGCGCCTCGCCCCGCTGGTGGCCCACACGGTGGACACGGCCCGCGCGCACTGGCCGTCCACGCCGTTCCGCCTCGACCTGGCGGACGCCTCCGCCACGCTCCCCGGCGTCCCGGCCCGGCTGGCCCGGCTGCTGTCCAACCTCCTGGACAACGCGGCGAAGTTCAGCCCGCCGGGAGCGCCGGTCGAAGTGACCTTGTCCGTCGGCGGGTTGACGGTACGGGACCACGGCCCCGGCATCGCGGAGGAGGACCTGCCGTACGTCTTCGACCGCTTCTACCGCGCGGACCGGGCGCGCGCGCTGCCCGGCTCGGGTCTGGGCCTGGCGATGGCCCGCCAGATCGCCCGTGCGCACGGGGCGGAACTGTCGGTCCGGAATGCGGCGGGCGGGGGTGCGGAGTTCGCGGTGACGTGGTCCCCGTAA
- a CDS encoding response regulator transcription factor translates to MSSSAHARPPARILVVDDEPEVRAAVEDGLTVEGYEVRGAVDGLAALAEIAAWQPDAVVLDVMMPVLDGLAVCRRLRALGDRTPVLVLTALDSVSERVDGLEAGADDYLVKPFALDELVARVRALLRRAAPEEPDPERLVFADLVLDPATRTGHRAGRPLEFSRTESALLELLMRHPGQVLPREMILELVWGRDFGPDSNSLAVYVGYLRRKLEAGGEPRLVHTVHGVGYRLDTA, encoded by the coding sequence ATGAGCAGCAGCGCACACGCCCGGCCCCCGGCCCGCATCCTCGTCGTCGACGACGAGCCGGAGGTGCGGGCCGCCGTGGAGGACGGCCTCACCGTGGAGGGATACGAGGTGCGGGGCGCCGTCGACGGGCTCGCGGCGCTCGCCGAGATCGCCGCCTGGCAGCCGGACGCGGTGGTCCTCGACGTGATGATGCCGGTCCTGGACGGTCTGGCCGTCTGCCGCCGGCTGCGGGCGCTCGGAGACCGCACCCCCGTCCTCGTCCTGACCGCGCTCGACTCGGTGAGCGAACGTGTCGACGGCCTGGAGGCGGGCGCCGACGACTACCTGGTCAAGCCCTTCGCCCTGGACGAACTGGTCGCGCGCGTACGGGCGTTGCTGCGCCGGGCCGCCCCCGAGGAGCCGGACCCCGAACGGCTGGTCTTCGCGGACCTGGTCCTCGACCCGGCCACCCGGACCGGCCACCGCGCCGGACGCCCCCTGGAGTTCAGCCGCACCGAGTCCGCCCTGCTCGAACTGCTGATGCGCCACCCCGGCCAGGTCCTGCCGCGCGAGATGATCCTGGAACTCGTCTGGGGCCGCGACTTCGGCCCGGACTCCAACTCCCTCGCCGTGTACGTGGGTTATCTGCGCCGCAAACTGGAGGCGGGCGGCGAGCCCCGGCTCGTCCACACCGTCCACGGCGTCGGCTACCGCCTGGACACCGCGTGA
- a CDS encoding glycosyltransferase, translated as MIGAGGTGGHIYPGLALAEALRRAVPDAVISFVGTERGLEGELIPAAGYRLHTVDMIPFDPALGARRYLLPAALLKSGAQCRAILRAQGAQVAVGMGGYPSAPVIVGARLAGLPSLIHESNAVPGRANQFAARLTRNIAVAFDRSRAHLAGGADAVTTGMPIASALAGLDRPSLRAEARRALDVPPGARLVLVNGGSLGAARLTEAAVGLARRWQGRDDVHLLIKTGPAALEETRRRLTGLWGARAVPYLDRMDLAYAAADLVVCRAGSATVAELASTGVPAVLVPYPHAPGDHQTHNARVLSEAGAGLLLPDAETTADRLASLVEPLLADPARLAAMAGAADPGPHARAAELLAARVLELAGATTFRTKEHAA; from the coding sequence GTGATCGGTGCGGGCGGCACCGGCGGCCACATCTACCCCGGGCTCGCGCTCGCCGAGGCGCTGCGCCGGGCCGTCCCGGACGCGGTGATCTCGTTCGTCGGTACGGAACGGGGCCTGGAGGGCGAACTCATCCCCGCCGCCGGATACCGGCTGCACACCGTCGACATGATCCCCTTCGACCCGGCGCTCGGCGCCCGCCGCTATCTGCTGCCCGCGGCGCTGCTGAAGTCCGGCGCGCAGTGCCGGGCGATCCTGCGGGCTCAGGGCGCGCAGGTCGCGGTGGGGATGGGCGGCTATCCCAGCGCGCCCGTCATCGTCGGCGCCAGACTCGCCGGACTGCCCAGCCTGATCCACGAGTCCAACGCTGTGCCGGGGCGGGCCAACCAGTTCGCGGCCCGGCTCACCCGGAACATCGCGGTCGCCTTCGACCGCAGCCGGGCGCATCTGGCGGGCGGCGCCGACGCCGTCACCACCGGGATGCCGATCGCCTCGGCGCTGGCCGGACTCGACCGGCCGTCGCTGCGGGCCGAGGCCCGGCGGGCGCTGGACGTGCCGCCCGGGGCGCGGCTAGTGCTCGTCAACGGCGGCAGCCTGGGCGCGGCCCGGCTCACCGAGGCGGCGGTCGGGCTGGCCCGGCGGTGGCAGGGGCGCGACGACGTCCATCTGCTGATCAAGACCGGTCCCGCCGCCCTTGAGGAGACCCGGCGGCGGCTGACCGGGCTGTGGGGCGCGCGGGCCGTGCCGTACCTCGACCGGATGGACCTCGCGTACGCGGCGGCCGATCTGGTGGTGTGCCGGGCCGGTTCGGCGACGGTCGCGGAGCTGGCCAGCACGGGGGTTCCGGCGGTCCTCGTCCCGTATCCGCACGCGCCCGGCGACCACCAGACGCACAACGCGCGGGTGCTCTCGGAGGCCGGGGCGGGGCTGCTGCTCCCGGACGCCGAGACCACGGCCGACCGTCTCGCCTCGCTCGTCGAGCCGCTGCTCGCCGACCCGGCGCGGCTCGCCGCGATGGCGGGGGCGGCGGATCCGGGCCCCCACGCGCGGGCGGCGGAGCTGCTGGCGGCGCGGGTGCTGGAGCTGGCGGGGGCGACCACTTTTCGTACGAAGGAGCACGCAGCATGA
- a CDS encoding SDR family NAD(P)-dependent oxidoreductase — translation MNMNMKTNWNDRTVLVTGAEGFIGSTLVDLLVEQGARVRAFVHYKPYAEKGHLAHLLDHPAVEMIAGDVRDAGRVADAVAGCDTVFHLAALIGIPYSYDSPGAYVQTNVVGTENVAEACRRHAVRRLVHTSTSEVYGTARTVPIAEDHPLQPQSPYSASKIGADVLALSHWHAFELPVTVVRPFNTYGPRQSARAVIPTILAQLHAGAREIRLGSLTPTRDFTYVTDTARGFLAVAECERAVGSVVNLGSGREIAIGDLATALIEASGREARIVVDPARLRPSGSEVERLLSDNSRAREWAGWEPEMSLGEGLKRTSAWVEENLGAFGAGYAV, via the coding sequence ATGAACATGAACATGAAAACGAACTGGAACGACCGGACCGTCCTCGTCACCGGGGCCGAGGGATTCATCGGTTCGACCCTCGTCGACCTGCTCGTCGAACAGGGCGCGCGGGTGCGGGCGTTCGTGCACTACAAGCCGTACGCCGAGAAGGGCCATCTGGCGCACCTGCTCGACCACCCGGCGGTCGAGATGATCGCGGGCGACGTACGCGACGCCGGGCGGGTGGCGGACGCGGTCGCCGGGTGCGACACCGTCTTCCACCTCGCCGCGCTGATCGGCATCCCGTACAGCTACGACTCGCCGGGCGCGTACGTCCAGACGAACGTCGTCGGCACGGAGAACGTCGCGGAGGCCTGCCGCCGGCACGCGGTGCGGCGCCTGGTGCACACCTCGACGAGTGAGGTGTACGGGACGGCGCGGACGGTACCGATCGCGGAGGACCACCCGCTCCAGCCGCAGTCGCCGTACTCCGCGTCGAAGATCGGCGCGGACGTGCTGGCGCTGTCGCACTGGCACGCGTTCGAGCTGCCGGTCACGGTGGTGCGGCCGTTCAACACGTACGGGCCGCGGCAGTCCGCGCGGGCGGTGATCCCGACGATCCTGGCCCAACTGCACGCGGGGGCACGGGAGATCCGGCTCGGCTCGCTCACTCCTACGCGTGATTTCACGTACGTGACGGACACCGCGCGCGGGTTCCTGGCGGTGGCGGAGTGCGAGCGGGCGGTGGGCTCGGTGGTGAACCTCGGGTCCGGCCGCGAGATCGCGATCGGCGACCTGGCGACCGCGCTGATCGAGGCGTCGGGCCGGGAGGCACGCATCGTGGTCGACCCGGCGCGCCTGCGGCCCTCGGGCAGCGAGGTGGAACGCCTCCTGTCCGACAACTCCCGGGCGCGGGAGTGGGCGGGGTGGGAGCCGGAGATGTCCCTGGGGGAGGGCTTGAAGCGGACGTCCGCGTGGGTTGAGGAGAATCTGGGGGCGTTCGGGGCGGGGTACGCGGTGTGA
- a CDS encoding TetR/AcrR family transcriptional regulator, producing the protein MCSDSSPGRTARPGRPRSPEADAAILLATRQALVELGWSKLTMGDVATRAGVAKTTLYRRWAGKNELVVDAVAVLFDELELPDLGSLAADVEGVVLQFASILERPETKTALMAVVAESTRDDALRGRIRSAIVDRQKRLVLIGRERAQVRGELPYEDDAVASARHADLIFDVVAGAVVHRALVSAEPVDREWARDFTLLICTGLQATA; encoded by the coding sequence ATGTGTTCCGATTCCAGCCCCGGCAGAACCGCGCGCCCCGGCCGCCCCCGCAGCCCCGAGGCCGACGCGGCGATCCTGCTGGCGACCCGGCAGGCGCTGGTGGAACTGGGCTGGTCGAAGCTGACGATGGGGGACGTGGCGACCCGCGCGGGCGTCGCCAAGACGACGCTGTACCGGCGCTGGGCGGGCAAGAACGAGCTGGTCGTGGACGCCGTGGCGGTCCTCTTCGACGAGCTGGAACTCCCCGACCTCGGCAGCCTCGCGGCGGACGTGGAGGGCGTGGTGCTCCAGTTCGCGTCCATCCTGGAGCGCCCCGAGACCAAGACGGCGCTGATGGCGGTGGTCGCGGAGTCCACGCGCGACGACGCCCTGCGCGGCCGGATCCGCTCGGCGATCGTGGACCGCCAGAAACGGCTCGTACTGATCGGCCGCGAGCGGGCGCAGGTGCGGGGGGAGCTGCCGTACGAGGACGACGCGGTCGCCTCCGCGCGCCACGCCGACCTGATCTTCGATGTGGTGGCGGGGGCCGTGGTCCACCGGGCGCTGGTGAGCGCGGAGCCGGTGGACCGGGAGTGGGCCCGCGACTTCACCCTCCTGATCTGCACGGGCCTGCAGGCGACGGCCTGA